A single window of Pontibacillus chungwhensis DNA harbors:
- a CDS encoding MFS transporter: MMKNSFRLLWSGQMLANFGDVFYIVGVITFLYAATESAFFLAMLPFLNTFGRFMSGMVSPILMNRFPLKTLLMASQVSKTFVLSTLAIWNTMGHVPVLGLFLFIFLIALLDGWALPATDAMLPRLVKKEELVKANSFVSIVTQSTQLGGWAIGGLMASFLGGQHFIWITFILFVTSTVLLKRIHDPVPFKKETGEKRMIRELQEGFILIWRTRLFRVIHIEMAMQAIANVVWVAAIIYVYVEEVLGRSEAWWGYLNTSFFLGLIAGGYICSIYHDRLENRMRLFMIGASLVVGLITFPFGLVKIAWAALILTFMHGVFDQVKGVALQTFLQKEATEKQLPKIYGLQSGVFSLVFGVATLVFGALTEWMGVQYAFVISGILLLWGTIYLMVNKTAFPEYSDKYEVKAHS; encoded by the coding sequence ATGATGAAGAATTCTTTTCGATTATTATGGAGCGGGCAGATGCTCGCAAATTTTGGTGATGTGTTTTATATAGTTGGAGTTATTACCTTTTTGTATGCTGCAACGGAATCGGCATTTTTCTTAGCGATGCTTCCGTTCCTAAATACATTCGGACGCTTTATGAGCGGTATGGTATCCCCGATCTTAATGAATCGGTTTCCTCTGAAAACATTGCTTATGGCTTCTCAAGTGAGTAAAACCTTTGTGCTCTCCACCTTAGCCATATGGAATACGATGGGGCATGTTCCGGTTCTAGGATTATTTTTGTTTATTTTCCTTATTGCACTGTTAGACGGGTGGGCATTACCCGCAACAGACGCGATGTTACCGAGGCTTGTTAAGAAAGAAGAGCTCGTTAAAGCAAACAGTTTCGTCTCTATTGTTACACAGAGCACCCAGCTGGGTGGTTGGGCAATTGGTGGACTAATGGCCTCCTTTTTGGGTGGACAACACTTCATTTGGATTACCTTTATCCTTTTTGTGACCTCGACCGTCCTATTAAAAAGAATCCATGATCCGGTTCCTTTTAAGAAAGAGACCGGGGAAAAGAGAATGATAAGGGAGTTACAAGAAGGGTTCATCCTAATCTGGCGTACTAGATTGTTTCGCGTTATTCATATTGAAATGGCCATGCAGGCAATTGCAAATGTTGTATGGGTGGCTGCGATTATCTATGTTTATGTAGAAGAGGTACTTGGAAGATCAGAGGCTTGGTGGGGGTATTTGAACACAAGTTTCTTCCTTGGTTTGATTGCAGGAGGGTATATTTGTTCCATCTATCATGACCGATTAGAAAATCGAATGCGTTTGTTTATGATCGGAGCTTCTTTGGTAGTAGGTTTGATTACGTTTCCATTCGGTTTAGTCAAGATCGCCTGGGCAGCTTTAATTCTTACTTTCATGCATGGTGTCTTTGACCAGGTGAAAGGGGTTGCGCTTCAAACATTCTTGCAGAAAGAAGCTACAGAAAAGCAGCTCCCTAAGATCTATGGTCTCCAGTCCGGTGTGTTTTCACTGGTCTTTGGCGTAGCCACCTTAGTGTTTGGAGCCTTAACAGAATGGATGGGAGTTCAATATGCGTTTGTCATATCAGGCATTCTTTTACTGTGGGGTACGATTTATTTAATGGTGAACAAAACTGCTTTTCCTGAGTACAGTGACAAGTATGAGGTGAAGGCTCACTCTTAA
- a CDS encoding phosphotransferase family protein, which yields MNLNEPIAEGNTAMIYLSQDQVIKVFKDHLPNTEALKEAKKQEFARSCGLPVPRVVEVTTVEGKPALVMEYVKGKSLGDRFMDHPDQVENEVRQSVEVQYSIHNVSCTGLESMTQKLTEQIQGARLLDSFQQEKLVELLGSMNYTPKLCHGDFHLYNLIRTDSDIQIIDWVDASAGDPRGDVYRTFLLYLHHSKELAELYLRLYCEKSGLSQEEVLIWAPIIAGARLGEHVSTEDNNRLLTIVNHYCSVL from the coding sequence ATGAATCTTAATGAGCCGATAGCAGAAGGAAATACAGCCATGATTTATTTAAGTCAGGACCAGGTTATAAAAGTATTCAAAGACCACTTACCAAATACCGAAGCTTTGAAAGAAGCCAAGAAACAAGAGTTTGCCCGTTCATGTGGACTGCCGGTACCGCGTGTAGTAGAAGTGACAACGGTTGAAGGAAAACCAGCCCTGGTAATGGAATACGTAAAGGGGAAGTCATTAGGAGATCGCTTTATGGATCATCCGGATCAAGTAGAAAACGAGGTAAGACAATCTGTAGAAGTGCAATACTCCATTCATAACGTTTCTTGTACTGGACTGGAATCGATGACCCAAAAGCTAACAGAACAAATTCAAGGAGCGAGGCTTTTAGATTCTTTCCAACAAGAAAAATTAGTAGAGTTATTAGGAAGTATGAATTATACGCCTAAGCTTTGCCACGGAGATTTCCATCTATATAATCTGATTAGAACAGATTCAGATATTCAGATTATTGACTGGGTAGATGCTAGTGCAGGTGACCCGAGAGGCGATGTTTATCGGACCTTTTTACTTTATCTTCACCATTCTAAAGAACTGGCTGAGCTGTACCTGCGTCTCTACTGCGAAAAGAGTGGATTAAGTCAGGAAGAGGTTTTAATATGGGCACCCATTATAGCGGGTGCTCGATTGGGTGAACACGTTTCAACAGAAGACAATAACCGCCTTCTAACTATTGTTAATCATTATTGTTCCGTTTTGTAG
- a CDS encoding nucleoside 2-deoxyribosyltransferase: MNFYIGSGFQNKEQVQFVRDQLIQRGFIHTYDWTENERAASKEALVEIGQKEKDGVYEADLVVILLPGGKGTHIELGMALALNKTIILYAPNREVEDFTKTSTFYHLPEIQYSDSLDEVISKTIDLKRGE; this comes from the coding sequence ATGAATTTTTATATCGGTTCAGGGTTCCAAAATAAAGAACAAGTACAGTTTGTTCGTGATCAGTTGATTCAGAGAGGTTTTATACATACATATGACTGGACCGAAAATGAACGGGCGGCTAGTAAGGAAGCGCTTGTTGAAATTGGCCAAAAAGAGAAAGACGGAGTATATGAAGCGGATCTTGTAGTGATTCTTCTTCCAGGTGGAAAAGGAACGCATATTGAACTTGGGATGGCTCTTGCTCTGAACAAAACGATCATCCTGTATGCTCCTAACAGAGAAGTAGAGGATTTCACAAAGACAAGTACGTTCTACCATCTCCCTGAAATTCAATATTCAGATTCATTGGATGAAGTTATCTCCAAGACTATAGATCTAAAAAGGGGGGAGTAA
- a CDS encoding GNAT family N-acetyltransferase, with protein sequence MKTVIDRPYHLREVAHFISELNKDPATHIGYAGDEIEEIYDTLTSDFSDLDPVSSFSVCYESGHIVGAMGVDANLDDGSGEVWGPFVRQEADDELAETLWGDLLAKLPSSITSFSFMIHKQNKEAKTFLSRVGARKQHHHLVLQTTLAQQQDEETIASLSSYTPSDFELFKALHDTIFPHTYFSAQTIVNRLNEHHKLLFVKNGSGNLKGYVYIEANPDHREGSIEYIGVSEAYRRKGVGHQLLTAVLEHLFSYKEIQEISICVSKENEGAIALYKRAGFKEISELENYELEVGREDG encoded by the coding sequence ATGAAAACAGTTATAGACCGGCCATATCATCTAAGGGAAGTAGCACATTTTATCTCAGAACTCAATAAAGACCCCGCAACCCACATCGGCTATGCGGGAGATGAAATAGAAGAAATTTATGATACATTAACGTCTGATTTTTCGGATCTTGATCCTGTTTCTTCTTTTTCCGTTTGTTATGAAAGTGGTCATATAGTAGGCGCTATGGGAGTAGATGCTAATCTGGATGATGGGAGTGGAGAAGTATGGGGGCCTTTTGTTCGGCAGGAGGCTGATGATGAACTAGCTGAAACGTTATGGGGAGATTTACTGGCGAAATTACCGTCTTCTATAACGAGTTTCTCTTTTATGATCCATAAACAAAATAAAGAAGCTAAAACATTTCTATCAAGAGTAGGAGCGAGAAAGCAGCACCATCACCTTGTCCTCCAAACCACCCTCGCCCAGCAACAAGATGAAGAGACAATCGCTTCCTTATCTTCTTACACTCCTTCAGACTTTGAACTTTTCAAAGCATTACACGATACCATTTTTCCTCATACCTACTTCAGTGCACAAACGATTGTAAACCGCCTTAATGAACATCATAAGCTTCTCTTCGTAAAGAATGGTTCAGGAAATTTGAAAGGATATGTGTATATAGAGGCGAATCCTGATCATAGGGAAGGGTCCATTGAATATATAGGGGTCTCAGAAGCATATAGAAGGAAAGGGGTTGGCCATCAGTTGCTTACCGCTGTTCTAGAACATCTCTTTTCATATAAGGAAATCCAAGAAATATCAATCTGTGTATCGAAAGAGAATGAAGGGGCCATTGCTCTATATAAAAGAGCTGGTTTCAAAGAGATCAGTGAGTTAGAGAATTATGAACTTGAAGTGGGGAGAGAAGATGGATGA
- a CDS encoding GNAT family N-acetyltransferase, with product MTIRFLESKRVFLRPIEEADLDLFYNQGLWDSEVRRLTGTQAFFNRKSVKQWFEKIGEDSNRIDLLICQQEDEKPIGDMAILEIDQLNRKALVRVSLFVKETWGGGLGTEALSLLIDYGFRQLNLNRIGLDVFSYNTRAIRSYEKLGFVKEGQIRDALYYDGVYHDSILMGLKEEEFVKHHN from the coding sequence ATGACAATTCGATTTTTAGAGAGTAAAAGGGTGTTCCTGAGGCCTATAGAAGAAGCGGACTTAGATCTATTTTATAACCAAGGCCTTTGGGATTCTGAAGTTAGACGATTAACAGGAACTCAAGCCTTTTTTAATAGAAAGAGTGTGAAGCAGTGGTTCGAAAAGATAGGAGAGGATTCAAATCGAATCGACCTCCTCATTTGTCAGCAGGAAGATGAAAAGCCGATAGGAGACATGGCAATACTTGAGATCGACCAGTTGAACCGCAAAGCGCTTGTAAGAGTTTCTTTATTTGTAAAAGAAACTTGGGGAGGTGGCTTAGGAACAGAAGCTCTCTCGCTACTAATTGATTATGGTTTTAGGCAGTTGAATCTCAACCGGATTGGGCTAGATGTATTCTCTTATAATACACGCGCCATTCGTTCTTATGAAAAACTTGGGTTTGTTAAAGAAGGTCAAATTCGGGATGCTTTGTATTATGACGGCGTGTATCATGATTCTATTTTAATGGGGCTGAAAGAAGAGGAGTTCGTCAAGCATCACAACTAG
- a CDS encoding CD3324 family protein, whose protein sequence is MKYVNATNVLPEELVMELQKYIQGETLYIPKEKKAHRKWGANSGARERIEKRNERMKEAFLDGASIEELASCFFLSQETVKKIVYKKKDDLYT, encoded by the coding sequence ATGAAATATGTGAACGCAACAAACGTATTACCAGAAGAATTAGTCATGGAACTTCAGAAATACATCCAGGGAGAAACACTTTATATCCCTAAAGAAAAGAAGGCTCATAGAAAATGGGGCGCCAACAGCGGAGCTCGAGAACGAATAGAGAAACGCAATGAACGCATGAAAGAAGCGTTTTTGGATGGCGCTTCGATTGAAGAGCTTGCTTCCTGCTTTTTTCTTTCACAGGAAACGGTTAAAAAGATCGTTTATAAGAAAAAGGATGACCTTTATACATGA
- a CDS encoding VOC family protein: MVPQRVSLLTIGAHDVSALRKFYQNLGWEETNHGYSDYAVFKNAGVMLSLYSYDKLIQGTDLDPPPLGTFKGVTVAINVDAPEQVDETIARVKEAGGQVTKPPVTEDSSFRSASFQDPEHNVWEVAYNPDSTFDEKGVMLSL, encoded by the coding sequence ATGGTACCACAGCGCGTTAGCTTACTTACAATAGGAGCTCACGATGTTTCAGCGCTCAGGAAATTTTATCAAAATTTAGGCTGGGAGGAGACGAACCATGGGTATAGTGATTATGCTGTATTCAAAAATGCCGGAGTTATGCTTTCCCTCTATTCTTACGATAAATTGATTCAGGGCACAGATCTTGATCCCCCACCACTAGGTACTTTTAAGGGAGTGACGGTTGCCATTAACGTGGATGCCCCTGAGCAGGTTGATGAGACAATTGCCCGTGTTAAGGAAGCAGGAGGACAAGTGACTAAGCCCCCTGTAACAGAAGATTCATCCTTCCGCTCAGCATCTTTTCAAGATCCGGAACATAATGTTTGGGAAGTGGCGTATAATCCTGATTCAACATTTGACGAAAAGGGAGTAATGTTGAGTCTTTAA
- a CDS encoding GNAT family N-acetyltransferase — translation MISELNHNEFYKCKTLINDEGHLEVKAIIEGNNRGRIFVDHTDSPTTGLIWLGNHDGFFFIGDEGNEEFNHDLNEFIDDVIFPEAKELGLKHFIAIGNHSGWDQTIERIFEQRPMNVSHQSVYKLRKSQVKETNVPPIEKDYNVFQICRELFENKSLTIENIDFLHSKLLEFWSSPEDFFQKGIGYCVVHRKRIVSLCFSGFVAENTHALDIETIETYQGNKLAQRAARSVVKDCLDKGMKPYWDCEEANTPSNAIARKIGLENEFKYLVYIFPIE, via the coding sequence ATGATCAGTGAACTAAATCACAATGAATTTTATAAATGCAAAACTTTAATCAATGATGAGGGTCACCTGGAAGTTAAAGCAATAATAGAAGGAAATAACCGAGGTCGAATCTTTGTAGATCATACTGATTCTCCGACAACAGGACTAATTTGGTTAGGTAACCATGATGGGTTTTTCTTCATAGGAGATGAAGGAAATGAAGAGTTTAATCATGATTTAAATGAATTTATCGATGACGTAATTTTTCCTGAAGCAAAGGAGCTCGGGTTGAAGCATTTTATAGCCATAGGGAATCATTCAGGTTGGGATCAAACAATAGAGCGTATCTTTGAACAACGTCCTATGAATGTAAGTCATCAAAGTGTTTATAAGTTAAGGAAAAGCCAAGTTAAAGAAACAAATGTACCTCCTATTGAAAAAGATTATAACGTATTCCAAATCTGTAGAGAACTTTTCGAGAATAAAAGTCTCACCATTGAGAATATAGATTTTTTACACTCTAAACTATTAGAATTCTGGTCTTCCCCAGAGGACTTTTTTCAAAAAGGAATAGGGTATTGCGTAGTCCATCGAAAGAGAATCGTAAGTTTATGTTTCTCAGGATTTGTAGCGGAGAATACTCACGCCCTGGATATAGAAACAATAGAGACCTACCAGGGAAATAAGTTAGCTCAAAGAGCAGCTCGCTCCGTAGTGAAAGATTGTTTAGATAAGGGGATGAAGCCTTATTGGGATTGCGAGGAGGCAAATACACCTTCGAATGCTATTGCCCGGAAGATAGGATTAGAGAATGAATTCAAGTACTTAGTGTACATTTTTCCGATTGAGTAA
- the argS gene encoding arginine--tRNA ligase has protein sequence MEEMKNVKKEITKALGDELHEYLSLQKIDELLEVPKHENMGDLAFPCFELAKVFRKNPSQIAADLSASIKLSPLVVSTIKAVGPYVNFFYNKEAYTKELMTSVLKSAHTYGSHTFGNEKTIPMDLSSPNIAKPFSMGHLRSTVIGNAVGKILEKCGYNVVRINYLGDWGTQFGKLIAAYTLWGEGEKVRSNPIQELLALYVRFHEEAEKDASLVEMGRAWFVKLEKGDPEAIKLWKWFKEESLLSFKGIYNLLNVSFDSYKGESSHHQQSEEILTLLKEKGLLEESDGALVVRLDEEGLPPALIQKSDGTTLYTTRDLAAAIFRKKTYNHAASLYVVGNEQSLHFKQLRAVLKKMGYDWADEITHVPFGMMLKDGKKMSTRKGKVVFLEEALEKSIQFAKQNIEEKNPGLNQKEDVARKVGVGAVIFHDLKNDRLNDVEFSYEEMLKFEGGTAPYLQYTYARAKSILRKAEGDVTSYSFNAEDWGYAWSVVQKVAAFPEVIEQAAHYYDPSKVAKYLLKLAQSFNAYYANVRILETGSYQNGRLALTEAVAIVIGEGLRLLGVEVPEEM, from the coding sequence ATGGAGGAAATGAAAAACGTTAAAAAGGAAATTACAAAAGCATTAGGTGACGAATTACATGAATACCTTTCACTGCAAAAGATAGATGAGCTCCTTGAAGTTCCAAAACACGAGAATATGGGGGACTTAGCTTTTCCATGCTTTGAACTGGCAAAAGTCTTTAGAAAGAATCCATCACAAATTGCAGCAGATCTCTCAGCGAGTATAAAGCTCTCACCTCTTGTGGTGTCTACTATAAAAGCGGTCGGCCCTTATGTGAACTTCTTTTATAACAAGGAAGCCTACACCAAAGAGCTTATGACTTCGGTATTGAAGAGTGCTCACACATACGGAAGCCATACATTTGGGAATGAAAAGACCATTCCCATGGATCTATCAAGCCCAAATATTGCGAAACCATTCTCCATGGGTCATCTTCGTTCTACGGTTATAGGGAATGCGGTTGGAAAGATCCTTGAGAAGTGCGGCTATAATGTAGTTCGCATCAATTACCTTGGAGATTGGGGGACTCAATTTGGAAAGTTAATTGCGGCTTATACATTATGGGGAGAAGGAGAGAAAGTTCGTAGCAATCCTATACAAGAGCTATTGGCGTTATATGTTAGGTTCCACGAAGAAGCGGAAAAAGACGCGTCACTTGTGGAAATGGGGCGCGCCTGGTTCGTAAAGCTTGAAAAAGGAGATCCGGAGGCAATAAAGCTATGGAAGTGGTTCAAGGAAGAATCTCTCCTATCATTTAAGGGGATTTATAACCTGCTAAATGTCTCGTTTGATTCGTATAAAGGGGAATCCTCCCACCACCAGCAGTCAGAAGAGATCCTTACCCTTTTAAAGGAAAAGGGGTTACTTGAAGAATCTGATGGAGCCCTTGTCGTTCGTTTGGATGAAGAGGGTCTGCCACCAGCTCTTATTCAAAAATCTGATGGAACCACCCTATATACCACGCGTGACCTGGCTGCGGCTATATTTAGAAAGAAAACATATAACCATGCTGCCTCTTTATATGTGGTGGGAAATGAACAGAGCTTGCATTTTAAACAATTAAGAGCTGTGTTGAAGAAAATGGGCTACGACTGGGCAGACGAAATCACTCACGTTCCATTTGGCATGATGCTTAAAGACGGGAAGAAAATGTCGACCCGCAAAGGGAAAGTTGTCTTCTTAGAAGAGGCGCTCGAGAAATCAATTCAGTTTGCCAAACAGAATATAGAAGAGAAGAACCCGGGTCTTAATCAGAAAGAAGACGTTGCACGTAAAGTTGGTGTTGGAGCGGTCATTTTCCACGACTTAAAGAACGATCGCTTAAATGATGTAGAGTTCTCTTATGAGGAAATGCTGAAATTCGAAGGTGGAACAGCGCCTTACTTGCAATATACGTATGCTCGTGCGAAATCTATTTTGAGAAAAGCGGAGGGGGACGTTACTTCCTATTCTTTCAATGCAGAGGACTGGGGTTACGCTTGGTCTGTAGTACAAAAGGTAGCCGCATTCCCTGAAGTGATTGAACAAGCTGCCCATTATTACGATCCTTCAAAAGTGGCGAAATATTTATTAAAACTGGCACAATCCTTTAATGCCTATTATGCGAATGTACGCATTTTAGAAACAGGTTCCTACCAGAATGGCCGCCTTGCGTTGACGGAAGCAGTCGCTATTGTGATCGGTGAGGGACTACGCCTTCTGGGAGTTGAGGTGCCTGAAGAGATGTAG
- a CDS encoding NRDE family protein, which produces MCLINLAYKVDQTYDLVVAANRDEFYQRETAKAHFWEDAPHILAGRDLEKMGTWMGVTKVGRFAALTNYRGPDEEKGGTRSRGELVSDFLKGTDSPQEFLEAVHERKHSYPGFNLIVSDGDSLYYYSNRQGEIRELQPGIYGLSNHLLDTPWPKVIKGKKWLSDCLESQTDNVDACLFQTLQHAEPANDEELPDTGIPLEWERSLSSLFIDTPNYGTRASTLVYQKGGHSRFVERVYSDGSFEDRLFEL; this is translated from the coding sequence ATGTGTTTAATTAATTTAGCTTATAAAGTGGATCAAACATATGATTTAGTTGTAGCCGCGAACCGGGATGAATTTTACCAAAGAGAAACCGCCAAAGCTCACTTCTGGGAGGATGCTCCACATATACTGGCTGGACGGGACCTTGAGAAAATGGGGACGTGGATGGGCGTTACGAAGGTAGGTCGCTTCGCTGCTCTAACTAATTACCGTGGCCCTGATGAAGAGAAAGGAGGGACACGTTCTCGTGGGGAGTTGGTTAGTGATTTCTTAAAAGGGACGGATTCACCACAAGAGTTTCTCGAGGCCGTTCATGAAAGGAAACATTCTTATCCGGGCTTTAACTTGATCGTCTCAGACGGGGATTCTTTATATTATTATTCAAACCGGCAAGGAGAGATCCGGGAACTGCAACCTGGTATCTATGGTTTAAGTAATCATTTGTTAGATACTCCCTGGCCTAAAGTCATAAAAGGGAAAAAATGGCTATCCGATTGCCTGGAGAGTCAAACAGATAATGTGGATGCATGCTTATTCCAAACACTTCAGCATGCTGAACCCGCAAATGATGAAGAGTTGCCTGATACAGGCATTCCCCTTGAGTGGGAGCGGAGTCTGTCGTCCCTGTTTATAGACACGCCGAATTACGGGACAAGAGCGTCTACGTTGGTGTACCAAAAGGGAGGACATTCAAGGTTTGTGGAACGCGTTTATAGCGACGGTAGTTTTGAGGACCGTCTGTTCGAATTATAA
- a CDS encoding GNAT family N-acetyltransferase encodes MERVYLRDYKEEDQPFLAAMLQDSEVMRYIGNGSVKEEGEATRLINRILETYKEDPNLRLKLLIRKEDEVKLGHAGIVPQMVDGKEEWEIGYWIARPHWGEGYASEVARSLKDFGFKSLKAKKLISLIQPGNLASRRVAEKLGMSVERSITFSGQDVLLYSISNHK; translated from the coding sequence ATGGAAAGAGTTTATCTAAGAGATTATAAAGAAGAAGATCAACCCTTCCTCGCAGCAATGTTACAAGATTCAGAAGTGATGAGGTATATAGGGAATGGTAGTGTGAAAGAAGAGGGAGAGGCAACTCGTTTGATAAATCGGATTCTAGAGACCTATAAAGAAGACCCAAACCTCAGGTTGAAACTTTTGATAAGAAAAGAAGATGAGGTGAAGTTGGGTCATGCGGGCATTGTTCCGCAAATGGTAGATGGTAAAGAAGAGTGGGAGATTGGTTACTGGATCGCTCGTCCTCATTGGGGAGAGGGATATGCATCAGAAGTGGCTAGATCACTGAAAGACTTTGGATTCAAAAGTCTTAAAGCGAAAAAGCTTATATCACTCATCCAGCCAGGAAACCTTGCCTCAAGAAGAGTGGCTGAAAAGCTTGGGATGAGCGTGGAGCGGTCTATCACATTTTCTGGTCAAGACGTGCTCTTGTATTCTATTTCAAATCATAAGTAG
- a CDS encoding pirin family protein encodes MANEDKLNRHVRDTWYVEYEEMNFPAIQKGWVLPADRWKEFDPFILMAEDWFKKGTFPDHPHRGFQTITYVIDGRLEHIDNGGGRDILEPGDVQYMNAGWAARHAEDGVEDDVAHTLQLWLNLPQEQKQSETLYQNVYAEDAPVVNVDEGTIKVYAGEVAGVKGPMETIVPITLSEVNLSEGASTTLELPENHNAFVYVLSGEVEVGGDQTPLKKHGVATLDYRANGESDKGSTLALNAKKRRTRVLVYSGLPIEETIVPYGPFVMNSMDEIREAFKDFRDGKFGPPAV; translated from the coding sequence ATGGCGAATGAAGACAAACTGAACAGACATGTACGGGATACATGGTATGTAGAATATGAAGAAATGAACTTCCCGGCTATCCAAAAAGGTTGGGTACTCCCGGCTGATCGGTGGAAAGAGTTTGACCCGTTTATCCTTATGGCTGAGGACTGGTTTAAGAAAGGGACCTTCCCTGACCATCCTCATAGAGGGTTCCAGACGATTACGTACGTGATTGATGGTCGATTGGAGCATATCGACAACGGCGGAGGACGCGATATTTTAGAACCAGGCGATGTTCAATATATGAACGCGGGTTGGGCGGCACGTCATGCTGAAGACGGCGTAGAAGACGACGTAGCCCACACACTTCAATTGTGGTTGAACCTCCCACAAGAACAAAAGCAATCCGAAACTTTATACCAGAACGTTTATGCTGAAGATGCTCCAGTAGTGAATGTCGATGAAGGAACCATAAAGGTATATGCCGGCGAAGTGGCCGGTGTAAAAGGGCCTATGGAAACGATCGTGCCTATTACGTTATCTGAAGTAAATCTCTCAGAAGGGGCTTCTACTACACTAGAGCTACCTGAGAATCATAATGCTTTTGTCTATGTTTTATCAGGAGAAGTAGAAGTAGGCGGAGATCAAACACCCTTAAAGAAACATGGTGTAGCAACGTTAGACTATCGCGCCAACGGAGAGTCAGATAAAGGAAGCACCCTAGCACTTAACGCAAAGAAAAGACGTACAAGAGTTCTTGTTTATTCAGGTCTCCCAATTGAAGAAACGATTGTTCCTTATGGGCCATTTGTGATGAACTCCATGGACGAGATTAGAGAAGCATTTAAAGACTTCAGAGACGGGAAATTCGGACCACCTGCAGTTTAA
- a CDS encoding MarR family winged helix-turn-helix transcriptional regulator, which yields MKLSFQDYISIKIHQTDLNLTKFIKSKLDDFNLAPEQNLIMMLLWEKDGLTQNQLADKLDKDKTNIARMASNLEKKGYIHRAHPKEDRRSLMLFLTDSGKELGEKVIPVAEEFNEMVCKGISSEELSELERLLNKINHNVQDQ from the coding sequence TTGAAGTTATCTTTTCAAGATTACATCAGTATAAAAATTCACCAGACAGACCTCAATCTTACGAAATTCATCAAATCAAAGTTAGATGATTTTAACCTCGCTCCAGAGCAGAATTTAATCATGATGTTGCTTTGGGAAAAGGATGGATTAACCCAAAATCAACTAGCCGATAAACTTGATAAAGATAAAACCAACATTGCGAGAATGGCTTCTAACTTAGAGAAAAAGGGCTATATTCATAGAGCCCACCCCAAAGAAGACCGTCGCTCTCTTATGTTATTTCTAACAGATAGCGGGAAAGAACTTGGTGAAAAAGTTATTCCGGTTGCTGAAGAGTTTAACGAGATGGTTTGCAAAGGAATCTCAAGCGAGGAACTAAGCGAGCTTGAACGCTTGCTTAACAAGATCAACCATAATGTCCAGGATCAATGA
- a CDS encoding FMN-dependent NADH-azoreductase — MANVLFIKANSRPIEQSISVQLYHTFLDQYKAENPFDHITELDLFEENLPYYDTDKINGMFKQAKGMELTAEEETAAATVNRYLDQFLAADKVVFAFPLWNFTIPAVLHTYFDYLAQAGKAFKYTAEGPVGLLTDKKVVLLNARGGVYSEGPAQSSEMAVNYVTNILNFWGIQDITTLVIEGHNQYPDRADEIIQDGLKKTEQAALAF, encoded by the coding sequence ATGGCAAACGTACTATTTATAAAAGCAAATTCTAGACCCATTGAACAATCTATAAGCGTGCAGTTATATCATACATTTCTAGATCAATATAAAGCAGAGAATCCTTTTGATCACATCACTGAGCTAGATTTATTTGAAGAGAACCTTCCATACTATGACACAGATAAAATCAACGGCATGTTTAAGCAGGCTAAAGGCATGGAATTAACAGCTGAAGAAGAAACAGCTGCAGCAACGGTAAATCGTTATTTAGATCAATTCCTTGCAGCGGACAAAGTCGTATTCGCATTCCCTCTATGGAACTTCACCATCCCCGCTGTCTTGCATACGTATTTTGACTACCTGGCGCAAGCTGGTAAAGCGTTCAAGTATACAGCTGAAGGACCGGTGGGACTATTAACGGATAAGAAGGTAGTTCTTCTGAATGCACGAGGTGGCGTTTATTCAGAAGGCCCTGCTCAATCGTCTGAGATGGCCGTAAATTATGTAACGAACATTCTTAACTTCTGGGGTATCCAAGATATCACTACACTTGTCATTGAAGGACACAATCAATACCCTGACCGAGCTGACGAAATTATTCAGGATGGGTTAAAGAAAACTGAGCAAGCAGCTCTAGCATTCTAA